A genomic region of Oryza glaberrima chromosome 1, OglaRS2, whole genome shotgun sequence contains the following coding sequences:
- the LOC127767385 gene encoding protein SOSEKI 1: protein MEKGGGSQKGGGGGGGEARRINVVYFLSRGGRTDHPHLFRVNHHRAGVRLRDVKRWLSELRGQDMADNFSWSYKRKYKAGYIWQDLMMDDDLITPISDNEYVLKGCDVRRATESPKEKSSSLAEEPKKLDSQEVKVACDQKQVEEVTTTTAPDSDERSPKTLPPVDEDSPGEPASRSTAPLKKDLPRGLREERKKQQREVVKVVSKAVVVPAPAPEQKVKGAASGRISSHTPPAVGSARRMHLAQLLHNLLTCGAADADDTALRPVLRHGADDDGGDWPPTPVCPGIDGCGLRVGKKVKVRRGRKDKAKPKRDGGDSHKPASLPRCSQCGKEFKPQELHSHMQSCRVFREKMRSSTSSRVSVDRGRTSAAARPEHRRTRSKGAAAAAPGDTSDRPSAVLLLRDS from the exons ATGGAGAAGGGCGGGGGATCGCAgaagggtggtggcggcggcggcggcgaggcgaggaggatcAACGTGGTGTATTTCTTGAGCCGCGGCGGCAGGACGGACCACCCGCACCTCTTCCGCGTCAaccaccaccgcgccggcgtGCGCCTCCGCG ATGTTAAGAGGTGGCTGTCGGAGCTGCGTGGCCAGGACATGGCGGACAATTTCTCCTGGTCCTACAAAAG GAAGTACAAGGCTGGGTATATATGGCAGGACCTGATGATGGACGACGACCTCATCACCCCCATCTCCGACAACGAGTACGTGCTCAAGGGCTGCGACGTCCGGCGAGCCACCGAATCGCCAAAGGAGAAGTCGTCTTCTTTAG CTGAAGAGCCAAAGAAACTGGACAGTCAGGAAGTGAAGGTCGCGTGCGATCAGAAGCAAGTCGAggaggtgacgacgacgacggcgccagaTTCCGACGAGAGATCGCCGAAGACGCTGCCGCCGGTCGACGAGGACTCgcccggcgagccggcgagccGTAGTACGGCGCCGTTGAAGAAAGACCTGCCACGAGGCCTTCGCGAGGAGCGGAAGAAGCAGCAGCGAGAGGTGGTGAAAGTGGTCTccaaggcggtggtggtgccggcgccggcgccggagcagaAGGTGAAAGGAGCGGCGAGCGGCAGGATCAGCAGCCacacgccgccggcggtgggcaGCGCGCGGAGGATGCACCTGGCGCAGCTGCTCCACAACCTCCTGACGTGCGgcgcggccgacgccgacgacaccGCGCTCCGCCCCGTCCTGCGgcacggcgccgacgacgacggcggcgactggcctCCTACGCCGGTGTGCCCCGGCATCGACGGCTGCGGCCTCCG GGTGGGCAAGAAGGTGAAGGTGCGAAGAGGCAGGAAAGACAAGGCGAAGCCGAAGCGAGACGGCGGCGATTCGCACAAGCCGGCGAGTTTGCCGCGTTGCTC GCAGTGCGGGAAGGAGTTCAAGCCGCAGGAGCTGCACTCGCACATGCAGTCGTGCAGGGTCTTCAGGGAGAAGATGAGGAGCAGCACCAGCTCCCGGGTCAGCGTCGACAGGGGCcggacctccgccgccgcgaggcccgAACACCGGAGGACGAGAAgcaagggcgccgccgccgccgcccccggcgaCACCTCGGACCGACCGTCCGCCGTGCTCCTCCTCAGGGACTCATGA
- the LOC127768384 gene encoding ultraviolet-B receptor UVR8 isoform X2, which translates to MEAAAAAAEEEEEEAVWAWSWGAGTDGQLGNGGFQDHHLPQPLLLPPRCRGLVSFVAGGGAHAIALTSDGEVFTWGRGTHGQLGHGDVENIPHPKLVKFFENYMITCVSAGWNHSGFATDSGQLFMCGDGSFGQLGAGDNHPRNLPFEVAYFTTKHVVRLALGMRHSLVLLKDNSVYGFGSTRRGQIGRCTRNQKFYDVPRIIDGFPDCKIGNIYANGDHSAALDESGQLYIWGRALIGEHDDDQPRPVFPSLGISQVALGWHHALVLSAGELYTIGAYRHRKLDPHVLPSAEPVQRLNPATTSHSHDESSSSSTLVKVPCVDGEQVVHIAAGTEHSASVTDKGTVFTWGWGEHGQLGLGDTCDQVTPQRVNIGDKRPCSSASVNVYCGSGFTIAVNSGLESD; encoded by the exons atggaggcggcggcggcggcggcggaggaggaggaggaggaggcggtgtgGGCGTGGAGTTGGGGCGCGGGAACGGACGGGCAGCTCGGGAACGGCGGCTTCCAGGACCACCACCTCCCGCAGCCGCTCCTCCTGCCACCTCGCTGCCGCGGTCTGGTTTccttcgtcgccggcggtggcgcccaCGCTATCGCCCTCACAA GTGATGGTGAAGTATTTACTTGGGGAAGAGGTACACATGGTCAGCTTGGTCATGGGGACGTGGAGAACATCCCTCATCCAAAGCTTGTAAAGTTCTTTGAGAACTACATGATAACCTGTGTGTCTGCTGGATGGAACCATTCTGGATTTGCTACAG ATTCTGGACAGCTTTTCATGTGTGGAGATGGTTCATTTGGACAGCTCGGTGCTGGTGATAACCACCCAAGAAACTTACCTTTTGAAGTGGCATACTTTACCACAAAGCATGTTGTGAGGCTTGCACTTGGGATGCGTCATTCTCTTGTCCTTTTGAAAG ATAATTCTGTCTATGGATTTGGCTCAACAAGACGGGGACAAATTGGTAGATGCACTAGGAACCAAAAGTTCTATGATGTTCCAAGAATAATTGATGGTTTTCCAGACTGTAAGATAGGGAATATATATGCCAATGGAGATCACAGTGCTGCATTGGATG AATCTGGTCAGTTGTACATCTGGGGAAGAGCATTAATTGGTGAACATGATGATGATCAACCTCGGCCAGTCTTTCCTTCTTTGGGTATTTCTCAAGTGGCATTAGGATGGCATCATGCATTAGTTTTATCTG CAGGTGAATTGTACACAATTGGCGCTTACCGTCATCGTAAGCTTGATCCCCATGTGTTGCCAAGTGCAGAGCCAGTGCAGAGACTAAATCCCGCCACAACAAGCCATAGTCATGATG aatcatcctcatcatcaacaCTGGTGAAGGTTCCCTGTGTTGATGGAGAACAGGTGGTGCACATAGCTGCTGGCACTGAACATTCTGCTTCGGTAACAG ATAAAGGAACAGTCTTCACCTGGGGTTGGGGAGAGCATGGACAGCTTGGTTTGGGAGATACTTGTGATCAAGTGACTCCACAGAGAGTTAATATAGGTGATAAGAGGCCATGTTCTTCTGCTTCAGTTAACGTCTATTGTGGGAGTGGATTTACCATTGCGGTGAATTCTGGCTTAGAGTCTGATTAG
- the LOC127768384 gene encoding ultraviolet-B receptor UVR8 isoform X1: MEAAAAAAEEEEEEAVWAWSWGAGTDGQLGNGGFQDHHLPQPLLLPPRCRGLVSFVAGGGAHAIALTSDGEVFTWGRGTHGQLGHGDVENIPHPKLVKFFENYMITCVSAGWNHSGFATDSGQLFMCGDGSFGQLGAGDNHPRNLPFEVAYFTTKHVVRLALGMRHSLVLLKDNSVYGFGSTRRGQIGRCTRNQKFYDVPRIIDGFPDCKIGNIYANGDHSAALDESGQLYIWGRALIGEHDDDQPRPVFPSLGISQVALGWHHALVLSVTAGELYTIGAYRHRKLDPHVLPSAEPVQRLNPATTSHSHDESSSSSTLVKVPCVDGEQVVHIAAGTEHSASVTDKGTVFTWGWGEHGQLGLGDTCDQVTPQRVNIGDKRPCSSASVNVYCGSGFTIAVNSGLESD; the protein is encoded by the exons atggaggcggcggcggcggcggcggaggaggaggaggaggaggcggtgtgGGCGTGGAGTTGGGGCGCGGGAACGGACGGGCAGCTCGGGAACGGCGGCTTCCAGGACCACCACCTCCCGCAGCCGCTCCTCCTGCCACCTCGCTGCCGCGGTCTGGTTTccttcgtcgccggcggtggcgcccaCGCTATCGCCCTCACAA GTGATGGTGAAGTATTTACTTGGGGAAGAGGTACACATGGTCAGCTTGGTCATGGGGACGTGGAGAACATCCCTCATCCAAAGCTTGTAAAGTTCTTTGAGAACTACATGATAACCTGTGTGTCTGCTGGATGGAACCATTCTGGATTTGCTACAG ATTCTGGACAGCTTTTCATGTGTGGAGATGGTTCATTTGGACAGCTCGGTGCTGGTGATAACCACCCAAGAAACTTACCTTTTGAAGTGGCATACTTTACCACAAAGCATGTTGTGAGGCTTGCACTTGGGATGCGTCATTCTCTTGTCCTTTTGAAAG ATAATTCTGTCTATGGATTTGGCTCAACAAGACGGGGACAAATTGGTAGATGCACTAGGAACCAAAAGTTCTATGATGTTCCAAGAATAATTGATGGTTTTCCAGACTGTAAGATAGGGAATATATATGCCAATGGAGATCACAGTGCTGCATTGGATG AATCTGGTCAGTTGTACATCTGGGGAAGAGCATTAATTGGTGAACATGATGATGATCAACCTCGGCCAGTCTTTCCTTCTTTGGGTATTTCTCAAGTGGCATTAGGATGGCATCATGCATTAGTTTTATCTG TTACAGCAGGTGAATTGTACACAATTGGCGCTTACCGTCATCGTAAGCTTGATCCCCATGTGTTGCCAAGTGCAGAGCCAGTGCAGAGACTAAATCCCGCCACAACAAGCCATAGTCATGATG aatcatcctcatcatcaacaCTGGTGAAGGTTCCCTGTGTTGATGGAGAACAGGTGGTGCACATAGCTGCTGGCACTGAACATTCTGCTTCGGTAACAG ATAAAGGAACAGTCTTCACCTGGGGTTGGGGAGAGCATGGACAGCTTGGTTTGGGAGATACTTGTGATCAAGTGACTCCACAGAGAGTTAATATAGGTGATAAGAGGCCATGTTCTTCTGCTTCAGTTAACGTCTATTGTGGGAGTGGATTTACCATTGCGGTGAATTCTGGCTTAGAGTCTGATTAG
- the LOC127768384 gene encoding ultraviolet-B receptor UVR8 isoform X3, whose protein sequence is MEAAAAAAEEEEEEAVWAWSWGAGTDGQLGNGGFQDHHLPQPLLLPPRCRGLVSFVAGGGAHAIALTSDGEVFTWGRGTHGQLGHGDVENIPHPKLVKFFENYMITCVSAGWNHSGFATDSGQLFMCGDGSFGQLGAGDNHPRNLPFEVAYFTTKHVVRLALGMRHSLVLLKDNSVYGFGSTRRGQIGRCTRNQKFYDVPRIIDGFPDCKIGNIYANGDHSAALDESGQLYIWGRALIGEHDDDQPRPVFPSLGISQVALGWHHALVLSGELYTIGAYRHRKLDPHVLPSAEPVQRLNPATTSHSHDESSSSSTLVKVPCVDGEQVVHIAAGTEHSASVTDKGTVFTWGWGEHGQLGLGDTCDQVTPQRVNIGDKRPCSSASVNVYCGSGFTIAVNSGLESD, encoded by the exons atggaggcggcggcggcggcggcggaggaggaggaggaggaggcggtgtgGGCGTGGAGTTGGGGCGCGGGAACGGACGGGCAGCTCGGGAACGGCGGCTTCCAGGACCACCACCTCCCGCAGCCGCTCCTCCTGCCACCTCGCTGCCGCGGTCTGGTTTccttcgtcgccggcggtggcgcccaCGCTATCGCCCTCACAA GTGATGGTGAAGTATTTACTTGGGGAAGAGGTACACATGGTCAGCTTGGTCATGGGGACGTGGAGAACATCCCTCATCCAAAGCTTGTAAAGTTCTTTGAGAACTACATGATAACCTGTGTGTCTGCTGGATGGAACCATTCTGGATTTGCTACAG ATTCTGGACAGCTTTTCATGTGTGGAGATGGTTCATTTGGACAGCTCGGTGCTGGTGATAACCACCCAAGAAACTTACCTTTTGAAGTGGCATACTTTACCACAAAGCATGTTGTGAGGCTTGCACTTGGGATGCGTCATTCTCTTGTCCTTTTGAAAG ATAATTCTGTCTATGGATTTGGCTCAACAAGACGGGGACAAATTGGTAGATGCACTAGGAACCAAAAGTTCTATGATGTTCCAAGAATAATTGATGGTTTTCCAGACTGTAAGATAGGGAATATATATGCCAATGGAGATCACAGTGCTGCATTGGATG AATCTGGTCAGTTGTACATCTGGGGAAGAGCATTAATTGGTGAACATGATGATGATCAACCTCGGCCAGTCTTTCCTTCTTTGGGTATTTCTCAAGTGGCATTAGGATGGCATCATGCATTAGTTTTATCTG GTGAATTGTACACAATTGGCGCTTACCGTCATCGTAAGCTTGATCCCCATGTGTTGCCAAGTGCAGAGCCAGTGCAGAGACTAAATCCCGCCACAACAAGCCATAGTCATGATG aatcatcctcatcatcaacaCTGGTGAAGGTTCCCTGTGTTGATGGAGAACAGGTGGTGCACATAGCTGCTGGCACTGAACATTCTGCTTCGGTAACAG ATAAAGGAACAGTCTTCACCTGGGGTTGGGGAGAGCATGGACAGCTTGGTTTGGGAGATACTTGTGATCAAGTGACTCCACAGAGAGTTAATATAGGTGATAAGAGGCCATGTTCTTCTGCTTCAGTTAACGTCTATTGTGGGAGTGGATTTACCATTGCGGTGAATTCTGGCTTAGAGTCTGATTAG